One window from the genome of Cryptomeria japonica chromosome 6, Sugi_1.0, whole genome shotgun sequence encodes:
- the LOC131876610 gene encoding uncharacterized protein LOC131876610 has protein sequence MDPSKVEAILTWPAPTNATEVKSFHGLCSFYRKFIRNFSGICAPLIDTIKGGRKCVFVWTNEASRSFEMLKKKIAELPTLVLHKVFVVECDASNRAIGGVLSQEGRPIAFFSEKLNEAKQKYSTYDLELYAMVQALRKWRHYLLPKEFIVFTDNHALSFLNKQEKLHHKHVKWMEFLQSYTFTIKHKKGVANKVADALSRRSLTIQEIQFESVGIHTIKDMYATDDDFKEIYKAKGQTSNAGLYTPLPIPSKPWDSVTMDFMLGLPRTKFGYNNVYVVVDRFFKTAHFIPCKTTHDASHVVGLFFKEVVRLHGLPMSIISDRDPKFIGHFWRTLWKKFGTNVALSSTYHPQSDGQTEVINRSLGNLLRCLTQEYGASWDSILAQAEFSYNDSINRSTGMTPFQVVYGVHPRGIMELKDVSHLEKKSALAKDFVEVMKDVHDQVRNRLQHTTKKYKVVADKKRRDLQFKVGDLVMVHLRKERLPKEKYTKLLMKKLGPCKILKKCGNNAYKVDLPSSIGLSPIFNVADLYPYKGSVDDVFVAGESDVQHDESLKEISQPSMLEIESILDKQVIKHTRRKVYYEYLVKWKHQPLEEATWMTKEAIEKAGFQFESIPTQGT, from the exons atggatccatccaAAGTTGAAGCCATCCTTActtggccagcacctaccaatgCAACTGAGGTAAAAAGTTTTCATGGTTTATGTAGTttctatagaaagttcattagAAACTTTAGTGGAATTTGTGCTCCACTCATagataccataaaaggtggaaggaaatgtgTGTTTGTATGGACCAATGAAGCTAGTAGGTCATTTGAGATGTTGaaaaagaagattgcagaacttccCACCCTTGTACTTCATAAAGTCTTTgtggtagaatgtgatgctagcaatagggCTATTGGAGGAGTCCTAAGCCAAGAAGGGAGGCCaatagccttctttagtgaaaagttgaatgaggctaaacaaAAGTACTCCACctatgaccttgaactctatgcTATGGTTCAAGCCTTGAGGAAATGGAGGCACTACCTacttcctaaggagtttattgtttTTACAGAcaatcatgctttgagttttcTAAATAAGCAGGAGAAACTTCATCACAAACATGTTAAATGGATGGAATTCTTGCAATCCTATACTTTCACAATAAAACATAAGAAAGGTGTTGCAAATAAGGTTGCTGATGCTCTAAGCAGGAGGAGTTTGACCATCCAGGAAATTCAATTTGAAAGTGTAGGTATACACACAATAAAGGACATGTATGCTACAGATGATGATTTCAAGGAAATCTACAAG gccaagggccaAACATCTAATGCAGGGCTCTATACTCCTTTGCCTATCCCTTCAAAGCCATGGGATTCAGTAACTATGGACTTTATGCTTGGTCTTCCAAGAAccaaatttggttataacaatgtgTATGTGGTTGTGGATAGATTTTTCAAGACGGCTCACTTTATCCCttgcaagaccactcatgatgcttCACATGTTGTAGGGTTATTCTTTAAAGAGGTAGTTAGACTCCATGGATTGCCTATGTCAATCATATCAGATAGGGATCCtaagtttataggtcacttttggaggaccctatgGAAAAAGTTTGGCACCAATGTTGccttatcttcaacatatcatcccCAATCAGATGGACAGACTGAGGTCAtaaataggtcacttggaaacctctTGAGATGCCTAACACAAGAATATGGTGCAAGTTGGGATTCTATCTTGGCACAAGCtgaattttcttataatgattccATTAATAGGAGTACAGGTATGACACCTTTTCAAGTTGTTTATGGTGTGCACCCTAGAGGGATAATGGAACTCAAAGATGTTAGTCATTTGGAGAAGAAGAGTGCTTTGGCTAAAGATTTTGTAGAGGTAATGAAGGATGTGCATGATCAAGTAAGGAACCGGTTGCAACATACCACAAAAAAGTATAAGGTAGTAGcagataagaaaagaagagatttgCAATTCAAGGTGGGTGATCTAGTGATggtacatctgagaaaggagaggtTACCCAAGGAGAAATATACCAAGTTGCTGATGAAGAAGCTTGGTccttgcaagatcctcaagaagtgtGGCAACAATGCCTACAAAGTGGACTTACCTTCTTCtattggtttgtcacctatttttaatgttgctGACCTATATCCTTATAAAGGATCTGTAGATGATGTTTTTGTTGCAGGTGAATCAGATGTCCAGCATGATGAGTCACTCAAGGAGATATCACAACCATCCATGTTAGagattgagagcatccttgacAAGCAGGTGATCAAACACACAAGGAGGAAGGTGTATTATgagtacttggtcaaatggaaacacCAACCCCTGGAGGAAGCCACATGGATGACTAAGGAGGCCATTGAAAAGGCAGGGTTTCAGTTTGAGTCCattccaactcaagggacttga